One segment of Anatilimnocola aggregata DNA contains the following:
- a CDS encoding DUF1553 domain-containing protein, with translation MTFASVASTDEGTDFFEAKIRPVLVEHCYACHSADAALQKKLKGGLLLDTREGIRKGGESGPAVVPDKVDESALIAAIRHESFKMPPKGKLPEAVIADFVKWIELGAPDPRDGTSVVQTEKIDWQKAREFWAFQKPKAHAPPRVKNALWPRKEMDHFVLAELEKRGLTPVRAATKHEWIRRATFDLIGLPPTPEEVDAFEKDESPEVLAKVVDRLLESPHYGERWGRYWLDLARYTDDLGGTVGPVLAPTAFRYRDWVVQAFNRDMPYDQFVRLQLAGNLIREPAKDFTERLGGLGFQGLGQRFSGNAVGMVKKKVADELDDRVDTVTRALLGLTVSCARCHDHKFDPIPTVDYYSLAAAYNGANLSAEIALASPAQVAAEAQRKKEAAELQAKMDKLTADEGRRLGRQELARLDEYLLAAWKLHVRAERKQPADAEAVARESNLNSFFLVRWTKALANPKGIPLLEAWHAAALKASETAAMNDPVEPPQELRDASAKAKSKADDALRALSESEGAKSKLPPAAESFIKAHLSNDGAAFQLRGKDAIAYLSAADRLQYDEWDAKLQRLQASAPAAVARAPAVIGGGQPLQINVRGNADVLGPVATPGFLTILRRDSSASATSLSRLELADAIVDRNNPLTARVFVNRVWHYHFGRGIVGTTSNFGQLGDRPTHPELLDTLAVRFMENGWSTKWLHREIMLSATYGLSSVPEAKNLAKDADNHYLWRVSPRRLDFEAWRDSMLAVAGKLDPEIGGQPYRDPQGKVQLHPEDPENRRRTIYGFISRFKPNPTLTLFDFPEPNVTSDQRTVTTIPQQQLFAINSPFVLAMARSFAERLNASEQSEERRLLLAWQLAFGRLTTERETVVAQEFLREAAASEEKLGPWERLCHSLLTTNEFTFVP, from the coding sequence AAGATGCCGCCCAAGGGCAAATTGCCCGAGGCGGTGATCGCCGACTTTGTGAAGTGGATCGAACTGGGTGCTCCCGATCCGCGTGACGGCACGTCGGTGGTTCAAACGGAGAAGATCGACTGGCAAAAGGCACGCGAATTCTGGGCGTTTCAGAAGCCCAAGGCCCACGCTCCTCCACGGGTCAAGAACGCACTGTGGCCAAGGAAGGAGATGGATCACTTCGTTCTGGCGGAACTGGAGAAACGCGGACTGACGCCGGTTCGGGCCGCCACGAAGCATGAGTGGATTCGCCGGGCAACCTTTGACCTGATCGGTTTGCCGCCCACGCCCGAAGAAGTTGACGCGTTCGAAAAGGACGAATCTCCCGAAGTCCTCGCCAAGGTGGTAGATCGCTTGCTCGAATCGCCCCATTATGGAGAACGCTGGGGACGCTATTGGCTCGATCTCGCTCGCTACACGGACGATCTCGGCGGAACCGTGGGGCCCGTGCTTGCGCCGACGGCATTTCGGTATCGCGATTGGGTCGTCCAAGCGTTCAACCGTGATATGCCGTACGATCAGTTCGTTCGCCTTCAACTGGCAGGCAATCTGATTCGGGAGCCTGCCAAGGATTTTACGGAACGGCTCGGCGGGCTCGGTTTTCAAGGTCTCGGCCAACGCTTCAGCGGCAACGCTGTTGGCATGGTCAAAAAGAAGGTGGCCGACGAACTCGACGATCGCGTCGACACGGTCACGCGGGCCCTGCTCGGGCTAACGGTGTCGTGTGCCCGCTGTCACGACCACAAGTTCGATCCGATTCCGACCGTCGACTACTACTCGCTGGCGGCGGCTTACAACGGAGCCAATCTGAGCGCTGAAATTGCTCTGGCATCTCCGGCCCAGGTGGCGGCTGAGGCGCAACGGAAAAAGGAGGCCGCCGAATTACAGGCAAAAATGGACAAGCTCACCGCCGACGAAGGTCGTCGACTAGGCCGACAGGAACTTGCCCGGCTGGATGAATACTTACTAGCGGCCTGGAAGTTGCACGTGCGTGCCGAGCGCAAACAGCCCGCCGACGCCGAGGCCGTTGCCCGCGAGTCGAACCTCAATTCCTTCTTCCTCGTTCGCTGGACCAAGGCGCTGGCGAATCCAAAGGGCATACCGTTGCTCGAAGCGTGGCACGCCGCCGCGCTGAAAGCAAGCGAGACGGCCGCGATGAACGACCCCGTGGAACCACCTCAGGAACTGCGCGACGCTTCGGCGAAAGCGAAATCTAAAGCTGACGACGCGCTGCGTGCCTTGTCCGAATCCGAGGGGGCCAAGTCGAAGCTGCCCCCCGCGGCCGAATCGTTCATTAAGGCGCATTTGTCGAACGACGGGGCCGCGTTTCAGCTTCGCGGCAAGGATGCGATCGCATATCTCTCGGCCGCCGACCGCCTCCAGTACGACGAGTGGGACGCGAAGTTGCAGCGGCTTCAGGCGTCAGCCCCCGCCGCAGTCGCGAGGGCGCCAGCGGTGATCGGGGGAGGGCAACCGTTGCAGATCAATGTTCGCGGAAATGCCGACGTGCTCGGCCCGGTGGCGACTCCTGGATTCCTCACCATCTTGCGGCGCGATTCAAGCGCCTCCGCGACATCGTTGTCGCGACTCGAATTGGCCGACGCCATCGTGGATCGGAACAACCCGCTGACGGCCCGCGTCTTCGTCAATCGCGTCTGGCATTATCATTTTGGCCGGGGCATCGTGGGCACGACCAGCAACTTCGGTCAACTGGGGGATCGGCCCACGCACCCGGAATTGCTCGACACGCTCGCGGTTCGCTTCATGGAAAACGGCTGGTCCACCAAATGGCTCCATCGCGAGATCATGCTGTCGGCCACGTATGGGCTCAGCAGCGTCCCCGAGGCGAAGAATCTCGCCAAGGATGCCGACAACCATTACCTCTGGCGCGTGTCGCCGCGGCGGCTCGATTTCGAAGCCTGGCGCGACTCCATGCTGGCGGTCGCTGGAAAGCTCGATCCCGAAATTGGTGGACAGCCTTACCGCGATCCGCAAGGGAAAGTGCAGTTGCATCCCGAGGATCCCGAGAATCGGCGGCGGACGATCTATGGCTTCATCAGTCGCTTCAAGCCGAATCCGACATTGACGCTTTTCGATTTCCCCGAGCCGAACGTGACAAGCGATCAACGGACGGTAACGACGATCCCGCAACAGCAGTTGTTTGCCATCAATAGCCCGTTCGTTTTGGCGATGGCCCGATCGTTCGCGGAACGTCTCAACGCGTCGGAACAATCGGAGGAGCGTCGCTTGCTTTTGGCGTGGCAACTGGCGTTCGGGCGGCTGACGACCGAGCGAGAGACGGTTGTAGCCCAAGAATTCTTGCGCGAAGCCGCTGCCTCGGAGGAAAAACTCGGGCCGTGGGAACGTCTCTGTCATTCGCTTCTGACGACGAACGAGTTCACATTTGTGCCATGA